The genome window CACAGAGTAAACCCTCCGAGCTCCCACTGGCCCTGCACTTTCCAGGGGTCAGCAATTACCTTGAAGACTTCTTAAGCAGAGACGTGATAACCAACCAGCAGTAGTCACTGGAAATTCATCCTAGACATGATATTCCAGCCGGGGGGGGTTCTGACCAAAGACCAGTTTGCCGCCGCAGATAATGTCAAATGCAACACCTTCTACTATAGAGGTAGTGTGAGCCTGGGATCTCTGCCAGATGTCTTTCTACTCTGCTGGTGTCAAGCTCTCCTTTGCACCTTATCACTAACCCCCCTGATTACCATAATAATATCAAAGATCAGATGGGACAAGGCCACCACTATCAGGATCTCCTCATACTGGCCAAGACCGTTTTGGCTGCCAGACCTACTCCATATGTCCAGTCAATCTCCCATTCATTTTTCCTCTTTGTGTGAACACAATATCTCAGAACATCCAGACCTGCAGTCAATACACCTGACTGCCTGGATGCTGGCCGGATGAGCACTACTGATAGAGAATGCTCCAGGCAGTTCTTACCCACATCAGGAAAGTTTCCACTAGAAGTATCTGCTCTGCAAATGGAAGAGGTTTCCATATGGGCAGCCCAAAACAACCTGAGTTGGTTGAAGCCCAGATTCCAAAGATCCTAGACTACATGCTGCTCTTGAAACAATCAGGACTTGCATTAAGCTCTCTGAGTCCACTTAGCAATATCAGCATATCATACACCAGTTCAGTTGCATTCACTTTTCTTACACTCTGCAGTGTCAAGATTCATCAAGGACCTTTTTCATGCCTACCCTCCATTTAGAGACCAGACTGCTTCCTGGGACCTCAGTGTGATTCTCCTGGTGACTCCCTTCAAGCCTCTATCTTTCAAAACATTCTACTTTGTTGCTGTTACATTGGCACAAAGTCTATGAGATCCAAATCCTTATAGCTGGACCATCTGTATTTTACAGGGACAATATAGTAATGAGACAACACCCTAAATTAATTCCCAAGGTAATCTCAAAATACCAACTGAATCAGTCACTTACCTTACTGGTCTTCTTTCCAAAACCTCTCTTCTGCAGGAGAAAAGAAACATCACACCTTGGATGTCTCCAGAGCTTCTACTTTACTACCTAGACAGGACTAAACCTGTCTGGCTCTCACTGTCTCTTTGTGGCTGATTCGGGTGTATAGAAAGGCCTGGTGATCTCTCCACAGAAACTTTCCAAATGAAATACAGTGCATTTCCATCTGTTACTAGatgccctccttccccccaaacaTTAGgacacaactccactgaagtacaGGAGACATCATCATTGGCCTGCTTCAGAAATGCACCAGTCTTACAGATTTGCAAGTAACCCACTGACCTTTGTTAAACGGTATGCATTTGACATGGCAGCCAGGGCAGATACCGAGTTCAGAAGAGTGATGCTACAGTCTCTGTTTCATCTGTGGAGACTCCTCAATCCCACTATCTCAGGAGAATATTGCTTACTAGTCACCTACAGTGGGGTCCATACTGACACTTACTCAAAGAATAACAAACTATTACTTACCCTACTGTAgctggttcttcaagatgttgtaGTCAATGTGGCTGCTacaacccaccctccatccccacttCAGGAGTTCTTGGCAAACACAGGCTTTGAAATGcaagggaactgagggagggttgGCGGTCACCCCATCCTGTGCGCCTTCATGTGGGAACACGTGCAGTTCTGATAAACACTGCTCGCTAAAAGAATTGGGTTTTGCATGCATAGGGCTCATGCGCACCTACACTGGGATCCTCACTGATTACAACATCTTGAAAAAACACAGTTTCTGTAGGATAAATAACTGTTCtttcatttcagagtagcagcatccgatgaagtgagctgtagctcacgaaagcttatgctcaaataaatttgttactctctaaggtgccacaagtactccttttcttttgttctttcctgGACCTTGTCCCCCAAACACACAGATATCATCGTCATTTTGGATCTTTGTATTACTAGTGTATCACGGATCTGCTATTTATTAATATGAACTTGATCTTGAACTACATATGTTCAGATTTATGATCCACATATCAAACCATTACTACTTATGGCTTATTGGTCTGTTTGAAATGGCAAGTGTAATCTTGGAGTATATCTGTGGAAGAAACAAGGGATGAGAATTCCATTTTATGGCCTaataaatatctatttttaagCCCTCTGGTTCCTATGTATGACAATAGGCCCACTTTTTATTTTGactcatctttttttaaaaaaattttgttcAACTTTTACAAATGAATTTTGCAAAAAGTTAACTCCTCAACATTTCACACTGTTAATGGAACCAAGATGTCAGAAAATATTACAACATAGGTTGTATATTAAAAAGTTGTGCTATGTGTATAAAAATTTAGTAACAGAATTCCAAAAAATTCTTAAATTCTtaaattattatgattattttattaCAGGGGATGGAGTGCTAGATCTCTCTACAAAGAAAAGCGCACAGCTGGAAGAGTCAACATATGATCCATCATCATCTGAAAATTCAGTGTCTGGGTAAGcagcatttaatatttttttaatatttgtaaaaggaaacactgaaaaaaatctcttctaTCAAGGCAGATTATTTTTTATAACATATTTGTACAGTATATACTGACACACAAATTCAgtttatattttgctttcctcAAGAGTTTCACTCATAAGTGTGTGTCTATGTATATATCATTTGTTTcattgtctttttcttttctttctgttaaagaAAAGTTATCAGAACAATCACCAAACTTTAGTTCATGTTACTAAAAATGAACTGAAAACTTAATTACATAATACAAAAGAGTAGGACagtagaagaaaacataaattaTTATTCAAGGTTTTATTTAGGAAACTTCCATTTTGCACAGAAATATAACATCCaggttatattttaaaaatatccttcaGCTAACATGAACAAGATAAACAGCTATTATCCTCAATATTtctcaatgagagagagagagagagagagagagagttcctaATTGTTATACTTACATCATGGTTTTGCCTATAGTGTGTGGTGGCAAACTGCTAAATATGTCCATTCAGCattaaaaactaaaaatgttGTTTCATGTGCTGAAAGCTACCATTACattaactgaaacaaaaatagTGAAATACATTGTTCTGTTGGattttgttataattttggcATCTTCCCATCCACTAGCCATAGCAGGACCCTTTTTGTCACCTGTACATCTTacaaaataatttgttccaaATAATACATTTAGCTTTATTTGTTGAATTGTGTAAAATTGTGTTATGTTAATCTATTAATATGAACaaggtttaaaattatttatgatTTTATAATTAGAAAATATAAATAGTgattagaattttaaaaactgagttGTAAATTGACAAAATGGGACTTACTTGTTAATACAGCACTTTATCTTATGAATGTAGAAAAATTAGTCCTGTGGAAATCTGGGGGTTTTGTGTTTGGTAATGTACCTATCACTGCAAATTTTCTATAAGGGGGTTGACTCTTTTATTACTTGTTTAGCGGTAACGTCACGTTTCTACTAACAAAATCTCATTTAGGATTTGGGTACTTAATGGAATGTTAATTGCATAACTAAAATTATAAGTGTTGCTCTGCAAGCATGTATCAAAGGGAAAATAGCAAACACATGAGAATATTATCAAATACTGAACTAGGATTTAAAGTTCTTGGAAGGGCTGCTGTAGAAGCCACCGTATGATTTTGACACATTGTAGCATTTTACTATGATAATAAGTAACTACTACATCTCAAAGACTTAAAAGTATCAGAAGCAGTGATGTTACCTAAGCAAGGAGTATAATAAAGGAGTGGACCCTTCCCTTCCATAGCTGTGTGAGAGTCTCTCATACATCAGTTTACCATCGTTTCATTCCATCCATCCAGGAGActacacagacacagagaggacTATGTGGAAAGAAGTGCTGAGTTTGCAGATGGTTTGCTCTCAAAAGCTTTGAAAGACATTCAGTCTGGAGCACTGGACATAAATAAAGCAGGCATACTTTATGGCATACCTCAAAAAACTTTACTTCTCCACTTAGAAGCCTTACCAGCAGGAAAGcctgcactttttaaaaacaaaactcgaGATTTCAATGATAGTTATTCAtttaaagacagaaaagaaaCTTGTGCAGTGCTGCAAAAAGTAGCCTTGTGGGCAAGAGCTCAAGCAGAGCGCACAGAAAAAAGTAAACTCAGTCTACTTGAAACCTCAGAATTAAAATTCCCAACAGCTTCCAGTTACCTCCACCAGTTAACTCTACAGAGAATGGTCACTCAGTTcaaagaaaaaagtgaaaatcTACAATATGAAACTTCAAATCCTACTGTACAGTTAAAAATTCCTCAGCTAAGAATAAGTTCTGTGTCCAAACCACAATCTGATAATGCTGGTCTTCTGGATGTCATGTACCATGTTTCCAAAACCTCCTCAGTCTTAGACGGATCAGctcttcaaaaactgaaaaatatactCCCTAAACAGAACAAAATTGAATGTTCTGGACCTGTAACTCACTCAAGTGTTGACTCCTACTTTCTGCATGGGGACCTCTCTTCTATATGTCTTAATGTTAAGAATGGAACAGTTGATGGAACAtctgaaaatacagaagatggtttGGATCGCAAAGACAATAAACAACCAAGGAAAAAACGTGGCCGTTATAGGCAATACGATCATGAAATAATGGAAGAAGCTATTGCTATGGTAATGAGTGGGAAAATGAGTGTTTCCAAAGCACAAGGAATTTATGGGGTACCTCACAGCACTTTAGAATACAAAGTTAAAGAAAGATCTGGAACACTGAAGACTCCACCGAAGAAGAAACTTCGATTACCAGACACTGGGTTATTTAATATGACAGATTCAGGGACTGGCAGCTGCAAAAACAGCAGCAAGCCTGTGTAGATTAATTGTTAGCAAattgtttggtgtgtgtgtgtgtgtgtgtgtctgtctgtctgtatacacacacacacaagaaatacATATGCTCACACTGACAGAAGACATGAAATTATACAGTTCAAAAACCACATACATGCCTTTTGAAAAGTAGTTTTATTCAGGGTTTTCACTGTGGACGGAATTATAGAGTTCTCCCTTAATTCTGATAgtgtgtatttaataaaatccttGTATAAATAGGTGAAAAAGATTCAGGTTTTCTTTAGTAGTCAATAGCATAAAATGTTTGGGGAAAACAAGTATTTGTCATGTGAAGCATTATTTTTAGTTGGTAAAGAACCACATTAGCCATTGAATAAACCATCTTATTATGGAAATACATGACCCATGGTTTGTAAACTTTTATACTTCACAAAATACTTGCAATAGGTTGTAAGTAGTTCAGAATACACAAATCAagggattatttttcttttacaaagttAGTTCCTTACCAAGGAAATGGATATGTGAAGTATTAGTAGGAGGTAGTACATTctgtggaagaaaataaaaacatcatAACTAGATCTCCAATACAACtagaaaaaaccaaaacatttcattaataaaaatgtgtgaTAGCAGacataaaactgcatttttatcattttaagaAGAATTTTGTTGTTCATTTAGCAAGAAATTGGTGTTTACAAAATATACATTTATGAAAACTGACAAATTACTGTAGCTATAGAATTATTAAATATGAAAGAAGATGGAATACTAAGTATAAAATAAACTTAATTATTAACCTAATTTTCCTTTTTAGTTTGGAGAATAAGATAACTTCTAAAGTTTAAGAAGAAAGTTGGAATGCAACTTAGAGCATGTTCATAATGTGCACAGAATGAGCTTGAGAATGGATATTAAATGTGCTGGTTAGTTAATGTTATGACTACTTTAAATTCATTTAAGGATTGTCACACTCCTtatattgaaaaacaaaaaactcactgTAACTGTAATGTATTTGCTGCTGTGACATTTCAAACCTTTTCAGTTTATCAAAATGAATATCAAGTTTTCATTTTGGTGGGCCGATACACTATTGTTTTGCTAATAACCAAATTTACAGTTCAGGGTCTTGACAGATTCACAAATATTAAACAGTGAAGCTGTTTTGAACTTTCAGTAGTATAAATTCATTATAAATTTGGTAGAAGCTAGGCAGTTCATTTAAAATATGTGACTTAATAGAATCTAAGAGAGACTAGCTGTCTTCAGattgcagtttttaaattaatttccaaGTATTTACATTGGATTTTAAATAATATGTAATTTTGGTGGTGTAATGTCATAAAGCATGTGTCTACATAAGAATGAGTACTTGCTTTATACATTCAAAATTA of Natator depressus isolate rNatDep1 chromosome 4, rNatDep2.hap1, whole genome shotgun sequence contains these proteins:
- the LCORL gene encoding ligand-dependent nuclear receptor corepressor-like protein isoform X3, translating into MEKETDRMAAAAPAPPAAAASSPQCRSPRCTAERRGVRRELDSWRHRLMHCVGFESILEGLYGPRLRRDLSLFEDCEPEELTDWSMDEKCSFCNLHKETVSERIPVIGSSQSTPTEELSSQGQSNTDKIECQAENYLNALFRKKDLPQNCDPNIPLVAQELMKKMIRQFAIEYISKSSKIQENRNGSSFEPSLICKNIQMNQTENSFQEEQDSPLDLTVNRTQEQKTQQGDGVLDLSTKKSAQLEESTYDPSSSENSVSGRLHRHREDYVERSAEFADGLLSKALKDIQSGALDINKAGILYGIPQKTLLLHLEALPAGKPALFKNKTRDFNDSYSFKDRKETCAVLQKVALWARAQAERTEKSKLSLLETSELKFPTASSYLHQLTLQRMVTQFKEKSENLQYETSNPTVQLKIPQLRISSVSKPQSDNAGLLDVMYHVSKTSSVLDGSALQKLKNILPKQNKIECSGPVTHSSVDSYFLHGDLSSICLNVKNGTVDGTSENTEDGLDRKDNKQPRKKRGRYRQYDHEIMEEAIAMVMSGKMSVSKAQGIYGVPHSTLEYKVKERSGTLKTPPKKKLRLPDTGLFNMTDSGTGSCKNSSKPV